The Eurosta solidaginis isolate ZX-2024a chromosome 4, ASM4086904v1, whole genome shotgun sequence genome includes a window with the following:
- the LOC137249172 gene encoding zinc finger protein 660-like, whose product MFELPEATQSDMADSLKDFDKTTELDINLLDDINEFVKNEPCDDNESNMQYSRCEFNTNKRNDEDENCHGNTDAETLCSSTAFAGTNNLMVEAKEQKKVISASHNCHICNKTFTQSRYLARHLKRHKKWGEQHEMSVIPKHNEKTIKKALNSVCELCEQTFSTPASLEKHNRIMHETTQPKESVQKTINLPCDLCDITYSTLASLERHQRLEHSTELAKEPMKQHSCEFCDKTFEGPFMLKSHIQSVHTKARPYRCPKCDKSYTTPSGLKEHRYRSRNDKVYKCPYCPLKFCFSSDVVKHKKNVHKEMKPHVCDICGASFSLKYLLKIHQAIHTGVKPYKCDHCEKCFYRRGQQRIHMRNHTGEKPYKCKYCRRDYARLSDLVYHLRTHLGENVYRCELCPLAFPFASEKRLHLDTHKNDDAETRARNMKALQEEEAKIQAKVAAEYV is encoded by the exons ATGTTTGAGTTGCCTGAAGCGACACAATCGGATATGGCTGACTCATTGAAAGACTTTGACAAAACCACTGAACTTGATATAAATTTACTTGACGATATTAacgaatttgttaaaaatgagccATGTGATGATAATGAATCCAATATGCAATATAGCAGGTGTGAATTTAATACAAATAAGCGAAATGATGAAGATGAAAACTGTCATGGGAATACGGATGCAGAAACACTGTGCTCTTCCACGGCATTTGCAGGAACCAACAATTTAATGGTAGaagcaaaagaacaaaaaaaagtgAT ATCAGCCTCACATAATTGCCACATTTGCAATAAAACTTTTACACAATCTCGATATTTGGCAAGACATTTGAAGCGGCATAAAAAATGGGGTGAACAACATGAAATGTCTGTGATACCCAAACACAATGagaaaactattaaaaaagcACTAAATAGTGTTTGTGAGCTATGTGAGCAAACGTTTAGTACGCCTGCTTCACTAGAGAAACATAATAGGATAATGCATGAAACCACACAACCAAAAGAATCGGTTCAAAAAACTATCAACTTGCCATGTGATCTATGTGATATAACATACAGTACGTTGGCATCATTAGAAAGACACCAAAGACTGGAACACTCGACAGAATTAGCAAAGGAACCAATGAAACAACATTCATGTGAATTCTGCGATAAGA CTTTCGAAGGGCCATTTATGCTAAAATCCCATATACAAAGTGTACATACAAAGGCACGGCCATACCGTTGTCCGAAATGTGACAAATCATACACTACACCAAG TGGCTTGAAAGAACATCGTTATCGTAGTCGTAACGATAAGGTTTACAAGTGCCCTTACTGTCCGCTAAAATTCTGTTTTAGCAGCGATGTggttaaacacaaaaaaaatgtacacaaggaaATGAAGCCACATGTTTGCGATATTTGCGGAGCCAGTTTTAGCCTAAAATACTTATTAAAGATACATCAAGCGATTCATACCGGTGTTAAGCCATATAAATGTGACCATTGTGAAAAGTG CTTTTATCGCCGAGGGCAGCAGCGAATTCATATGCGTAATCATACCGGCGAGAAACCATACAAATGCAAATACTGCAGACGCGATTATGCTCGACTTAGTGATCTTGTGTATCATCTTCGTACTCACCTTGGTGAAAACGTTTATAGATGTGAATTATGCCCGTTAGCTTTCCCTTTCGCTTCAGAGAAGCGTTTACACCTTGATACGCATAAAAACGATGATGCAGAAACTCGTGCGCGAAATATGAAAGCTTTGCAGGAAGAAGAGGCTAAAATACAGGCAAAAGTCGCTGCGGAGTATGTGTAG